The following are encoded in a window of Balaenoptera ricei isolate mBalRic1 chromosome 1, mBalRic1.hap2, whole genome shotgun sequence genomic DNA:
- the S100A12 gene encoding protein S100-A12 → MTKLEDHLEGIINIFHQYSIRVGHYDTLSKRELMQLITKELPNALKNTKDQPSIDKVFQELDADKDGQVTFEEFIVLVSRVLKTAHEAIHQE, encoded by the exons ATGACGAAGCTGGAAGACCACCTGGAGGGAATCATCAACATCTTCCACCAATACTCCATTCGGGTGGGGCATTATGACACCCTCAGCAAGCGTGAGCTGATGCAGCTGATCACAAAGGAACTTCCAAATGCCCTCAAG AACACCAAAGACCAACCTTCCATTGACAAAGTATTCCAAGAGCTGGATGCTGATAAAGACGGACAGGTCACCTTTGAGGAATTCATAGTCTTGGTGTCCAGGGTGCTGAAGACTGCCCATGAGGCTATCCACCAAGAGTAG